From the Kitasatospora atroaurantiaca genome, the window GCCGCCCGGTCGCGGCGAGCGCCCGGGCGGTGGCCCGGCGGTGGGACCGGCAGAGCGCGGGCGGCGGCTCGGTCGTGGGCTTCGACACCGGTGTCCTGCTCAGCGCTGCCGCCCGGCAGGGCGAGCTCGAGCGCAGCGCGATACCGGGCAGCTCGGTGCTGCTGGTGACCGAGCCCACCGAGAGCGCCACGGCGGCCGCCTTCGCGCACACGGCCGTCCTGGCCGGGCGCCCCGGCAACGCCGACGCGCTGAGCGAGGCCGGCCGGCTGTTCGGACGGCTCGCCCACCTGCTGGACGCCGCCGAGGACCAGGCCGAGGATGCGGCCGCCGGCGCGTGGAACCCGCTCACCGCCACCGGTACGGACCGCGCGGAGGCCGAACGCCTCTGCCGCGACGCCGTCCACGGCATCCGGCTCGCACTCCGCGAGGTCGAGCTCACCGACCGCGCGCTCGTCCATCTGCTCCTCGCCCACGAGACCGAGCAGGCCGTGGACCGCGTCTTCGGCCGCGCGGGCCGCCACGCTCCGAGCTGCGGCACCTCGGCCTCCGGAACGCACGCCGACGAGCAGGCTCCGACGGCAGCATGGGTGCCGCAGGGCGGGGCGTTCAGCGCGCCGCCCGGCGAGGCACCGCCCCGGCGCCGCAACCTGCTGGCGGGCTGCGCCGTCTGGTCGCTGATGGCCTGCACGTGCCAACTGCTCTGCTGCGACCACGACGACCCGTGGAACAGGCAGCGGCGCGAGGGCTGGTGCAAGCGCAACTGCGAGAGCTGCGGCGACTGTTGTGACGGCTGCGACTGCTGCTGCGACGGTTGTGACTGCTGCGGTGACGGGTGCGAATGCTGCGGCTGCGACTGCGGCTAGTCCGTCAGACGCCCTTCCCCCAGAGGCCCTTCCTCGTCAGCGCTCGCGCCAGTTCGCGTACGGCACCCGGGCGATCTCCCTGAGCTCGCCCGTGGTGCCCCACTCGTTCTTGCCGAGCCGGGACAGCGGCCGCAGCCTGGTGATCTCCGGGTGCCCGTCGACCAGCGCCTCCTCGTCCACCACCGCGTGCACGACCCGGCCGAGCACGATCGTCGAGTCGCCCAGGCAGACGGTGCTGTGCAGCCGGCACTCCAGCGCGACCGGCGAGGCCGCCACCCGGGGCGGCTTCACGACCAGCGAAGGCTCCGGCTCGATCCCGACCGCCTCGAACTCCCCCTGCTCCGCCGGGAAGTCCGTCGCCGTGGCGTTGATCTGCTCGAACAACGCCTCCGGCGCCAGGTTCACCACGAACTCGCCGGTCGCCTCGACATTGCGCAGCGAGTCCTTCCGGCCCACCGAGGTGAACTGCACGATCGGCGGCTCGACGCACGAGATCGTGAAGAAGGAGTGCGGGGCCAGGTTGTCGACGCCGTCCGCCGACACCGTGGACACCCACGCGATCGGCCGGGGCACGACCACAGCGGTCAGCAGCCGGTAGAAGGCATCGCGGCCCATGGTCTGAGGATCGAAGTCGACGCGCATGCAGCAAGTATCCATGCAGGGACGGCGGATCCTAGCCACTCGCGGCAGACCAAACCCCTGGGTTGGACGGAACGTGCCCGGTGTCGGAAGGCACGACGACCGGAGCTGACCCCCGCCATGACCATTTCCATCTGGGACGACTTCGAGGTCCCCGCCCATGCACGCGGGGGCCGAGTCACCCTCAACCTGTACGACGAGCTGTCCGCCTACCGCCCGAAGCGGCCCGGCGCATACCTGCGGACGTCCTCCGACCGGTTCGGACTGGAAGCCGGAGTCGACCGGCAGCAGGAGGACACGGAGGACACCCGACGCCACCTGCGCTGGGGACCGTTCGCCAAGATCTACAAGGAGAACGACACCTCTGCCTTCAAGAAGCGGAAGATCACCCGCGACGACGGCACCATTGACTGGGTCGTGGTCCGCCCCCAGTTCCGCCGCCTCCTCGCCGACCTCGCCGACCTCGTCGGCGGAGTCATCGACGCCGTCATCTTCTACGACCTGGACCGCCTCGTCCGCCGGCCCCGGGACCTCGAAGACCTGATCGACATCGTCGAGCACACCCAGCGACCCGCCGTCGGCGCCACCGGCGGCCGGATGCCGCACGGTGCGCAAGTACGCCCGGGCCCGCACCTGGCACGACGTCATGCGCCGAGCTCCCCGCCGCCCTTCCACCCTGGATACCTACCTCGACTACCTGCAACAACGCTGACCACTGAGGCTTTCTCAACGGTGATCACCCCAGATTCCGTTGAGGACGAGGGCGGCGAGGGCGATGTCGCCGATCCGGTGGGGCTGAGCGTGACGTGCGGCAGGGTGCGCCATCGCTGCTTGAGCTCGGCTGCGGTGCGCTCGCCGAGGGCCTGTACGTGCCGCAGCAGGGTGTTGAACATGCGGCTGTCGACGTGAAGTGTCTGGTCGGACTTGCCCTTTGGGCGTCGGACCGGGCTGCGGATGCACTGCCTGGCCCGCGACGCCGGCGTCTCCCCAGGGGCTTCACGTCTGTCCGGCACCAGGGCCACGATGTCCGGTCCACACCGAAGCGAGTGGTTCACCCGGCTTCGCGAAGATCATTTCGCCGAGAAAATCTCACTGACCTGGCAAAACACAGCCCCGACCTGGGCTGGTGCACCGTGCCCCGGCCAGCCGACAAGGGGGACACCCTGCGGAACCGACCGAGCGGGGTTGCGAAATTTGTAAACCCACCGTGTTCGAGCAGTGAATTATTCTCAACCCGAAGCACACGGGAAGAACCCATTCGAGGGTCCGTCGATGGCGCCAGAGCGTTAAATCCGACAAATCACGATGTATCGGTTGAGCACATGACATGGGATCACTCATCCCAGTCCTTTTGCTACTTCGGGAAACCGATCCGATTACGTTCGGATCAAGGTTTCGGCCGACCAACAGAAAAGCTGTTGGATCGTCAGAACTTGGTAAGATCAATAAACAGCCAATACCTGCGCCTTACCCGGAAATTGGCGTTTGTGAGGCGGCCCTGCCATCGCACCGGAAGACCTTTTCGCAGGTCAGCACCCGAAACCGTGTCACGCGGCTCCTGTATAGGCTCCCGACGCCCTCCGAATCACGGACGGGCTGTTCTGGAGGAACCACAGGTGAATCGAAGAATGCCATCACCCTGGCGCACATCACCCAGGGTGTCATCAAGTCCCGAAAGAGGCGGCAAGCGCAGCCTGCTGGTACCGATCGCGGCAACAGTTGCCCTGATCCTGACCGCAGAGGCCGCTGCCACGCTTGCTTCCACAGGGCAGGCCGTGGCGGCCGGCTCGGCCGGCGCCTCGAAGAAGGCCGCCGCCAAGGCGCCCTCGGGGCCGCTCACAGCGCCGGATCTGGCGTCGGCGATCGCGACGGCGCGGCTGCGCAAGGCCAAGGTCGAGGTGCTCGGTGCGGGCACCGAGCAGACCAAGACCTGGGCGAACCCGGACGGCACGCTGACCACTGATTCATACGCGCTCCCGTTCCGGTTCAAGCGGGACGGGCAGTGGGTGGACGTGGAC encodes:
- a CDS encoding DUF5685 family protein, translated to MFGIIRPCGHRMSERLKAAWMAHLCGLCLALRDDHGQLARTATNYDGLIISVLVEAQSADQRGSGGSGRRKAGPCPLRGMRSAEVARGEGARLAAAVSLALASVKVRDHVLDGDGVFARRPVAASARAVARRWDRQSAGGGSVVGFDTGVLLSAAARQGELERSAIPGSSVLLVTEPTESATAAAFAHTAVLAGRPGNADALSEAGRLFGRLAHLLDAAEDQAEDAAAGAWNPLTATGTDRAEAERLCRDAVHGIRLALREVELTDRALVHLLLAHETEQAVDRVFGRAGRHAPSCGTSASGTHADEQAPTAAWVPQGGAFSAPPGEAPPRRRNLLAGCAVWSLMACTCQLLCCDHDDPWNRQRREGWCKRNCESCGDCCDGCDCCCDGCDCCGDGCECCGCDCG
- a CDS encoding recombinase family protein; amino-acid sequence: MTISIWDDFEVPAHARGGRVTLNLYDELSAYRPKRPGAYLRTSSDRFGLEAGVDRQQEDTEDTRRHLRWGPFAKIYKENDTSAFKKRKITRDDGTIDWVVVRPQFRRLLADLADLVGGVIDAVIFYDLDRLVRRPRDLEDLIDIVEHTQRPAVGATGGRMPHGAQVRPGPHLARRHAPSSPPPFHPGYLPRLPATTLTTEAFSTVITPDSVEDEGGEGDVADPVGLSVTCGRVRHRCLSSAAVRSPRACTCRSRVLNMRLST
- a CDS encoding flavin reductase family protein translates to MRVDFDPQTMGRDAFYRLLTAVVVPRPIAWVSTVSADGVDNLAPHSFFTISCVEPPIVQFTSVGRKDSLRNVEATGEFVVNLAPEALFEQINATATDFPAEQGEFEAVGIEPEPSLVVKPPRVAASPVALECRLHSTVCLGDSTIVLGRVVHAVVDEEALVDGHPEITRLRPLSRLGKNEWGTTGELREIARVPYANWRER